In Stenotrophomonas sp. 169, one DNA window encodes the following:
- a CDS encoding DUF4760 domain-containing protein: MELKDLTVVLGVVVAVATLRTNIGLARRKQSSDLVFAGRDDQSFVTGIRLLRKFKASGDIASFATSANAMSEDAIKIRYVLNYFEALAIGVRKSIYDEDILYLNYKTTVKHMMGAATPYIRALRSNQDVPSLYCELTWLADRWHAAEHSTFAQLRIAITYSRILRLVSKGRIDVRP; this comes from the coding sequence ATGGAACTCAAGGACCTGACTGTGGTCCTAGGTGTCGTCGTGGCAGTTGCGACATTGCGAACCAATATTGGCTTGGCGCGCAGAAAACAAAGTTCAGACCTTGTCTTCGCTGGGAGAGACGATCAATCTTTCGTCACCGGAATTAGACTACTCCGCAAGTTTAAGGCGAGCGGAGATATCGCCTCATTCGCGACTTCAGCAAATGCGATGTCGGAGGATGCCATTAAAATAAGGTATGTGCTGAACTATTTCGAAGCACTCGCCATCGGCGTCCGGAAGAGCATTTATGATGAAGACATTCTTTACTTAAACTATAAAACAACCGTCAAGCACATGATGGGCGCCGCCACCCCATACATCAGAGCATTAAGATCCAATCAAGACGTCCCATCGCTTTATTGCGAGCTTACGTGGCTGGCGGATCGATGGCATGCTGCGGAACACAGCACCTTTGCGCAACTCAGGATTGCCATCACCTATTCTCGAATTCTAAGGCTCGTATCCAAAGGCAGGATTGACGTTCGTCCCTAG
- a CDS encoding site-specific integrase — translation MRIPHHLVRARSGLWSFRQRVPTDLQALIGKRILKRTLRTCEMAVAQLRALTLAARYAQAFSVLREQRMGNQDEDIETLLERLTNADNLQQLTLNRTRAADGTITEHWQIDTPEDVKLYQQIMDLAASQPSPLAAMLRKELPPPLAAPTRTAKPSIETIALGKAKDAWLASIKGSSLPKTWTIKRTAVELLTRFLGEKTKLHSLTRSDLARWYQHMRDEGASTPTLTNKQSYVGGKGGFFEWAMASGYYPKGDNPASGHVSYSTREKRARRRFGFKAYDSHQIQVLFAPAAFEALPLPARWAALIGLYTGARASEVGQLMTSNITEEGGVPCIQISDEGEHQRVKTDVSVRTVPVHPDLAALGFLEWVEGMRAEGHTRLFPGAKAEAKNGQGNWVSKAFSRYLAEVGKNWPTAKRGFHSLRKTLIQELQGLGVVSELRAQIVGHELDDEHHATYSRDFTVKEKLDGLGAHSPGLRTLGYRLNLETLRPLVDPALLPEGSLPTKRHKARSNA, via the coding sequence ATGCGCATCCCCCATCATTTGGTTCGAGCCCGCTCTGGGCTCTGGTCGTTCCGGCAGCGGGTTCCCACGGACCTTCAGGCCCTCATCGGCAAACGCATCCTCAAGCGCACCCTGCGCACTTGCGAAATGGCCGTGGCGCAACTGCGCGCCCTGACGCTGGCGGCACGCTATGCTCAAGCGTTCAGCGTGTTGAGGGAGCAACGCATGGGAAATCAGGACGAAGACATCGAGACGCTGCTCGAGCGCCTCACCAACGCAGACAACCTGCAGCAGCTGACGCTAAACCGCACCCGCGCGGCGGACGGCACCATCACCGAGCATTGGCAGATCGACACGCCGGAAGACGTGAAGCTCTACCAGCAGATCATGGATCTCGCCGCCTCCCAGCCCAGCCCGCTGGCAGCCATGTTGCGCAAAGAGCTCCCGCCTCCTTTAGCTGCCCCGACCCGCACAGCCAAGCCGTCCATCGAGACCATCGCCTTGGGTAAGGCCAAGGATGCGTGGCTGGCCAGCATCAAGGGCAGCAGCCTGCCCAAGACTTGGACCATCAAAAGGACAGCGGTCGAACTCCTGACCCGCTTCCTTGGCGAGAAGACCAAACTGCACTCGCTCACTCGGTCCGACCTAGCCCGGTGGTATCAGCACATGCGCGATGAAGGGGCATCGACCCCCACCCTGACCAACAAGCAAAGCTATGTGGGTGGCAAAGGCGGCTTTTTCGAATGGGCCATGGCCTCGGGCTACTACCCGAAGGGCGACAACCCGGCTTCTGGCCACGTGAGCTACTCGACTCGGGAAAAGCGGGCCCGACGCAGGTTCGGCTTCAAGGCTTACGACTCCCATCAAATCCAAGTCCTCTTTGCCCCGGCGGCGTTCGAGGCCCTGCCCTTGCCGGCCCGCTGGGCAGCGTTGATTGGCCTTTACACGGGTGCCCGGGCCTCCGAAGTCGGGCAGCTGATGACCAGCAACATTACTGAGGAAGGCGGCGTCCCCTGCATCCAGATTTCTGACGAGGGCGAGCACCAGCGGGTGAAGACCGATGTAAGCGTCCGCACCGTGCCAGTCCACCCCGACTTGGCAGCGCTTGGCTTCTTGGAATGGGTCGAGGGCATGCGGGCCGAGGGCCATACCCGTTTGTTCCCTGGAGCCAAGGCCGAGGCCAAGAACGGCCAGGGCAACTGGGTGTCCAAGGCCTTCAGCCGCTACTTGGCCGAGGTGGGCAAGAACTGGCCCACCGCCAAGCGCGGGTTCCACTCCTTAAGGAAAACCCTGATTCAAGAGCTCCAAGGCTTGGGTGTGGTCTCGGAGCTGCGGGCGCAGATCGTCGGCCACGAACTGGACGACGAGCACCACGCCACTTATAGCCGTGACTTCACCGTCAAAGAGAAGCTGGACGGACTGGGCGCTCACTCCCCTGGCCTTCGGACGCTGGGCTATAGGCTCAACCTGGAAACGCTGCGGCCCTTGGTGGATCCAGCACTGCTGCCCGAAGGCAGCCTTCCTACAAAGCGTCACAAGGCAAGGAGCAACGCGTGA
- the mobQ gene encoding MobQ family relaxase, with amino-acid sequence MAIFHTSIKTFSRSRGQSAVAAAAYRGGLLLADLLTGQQHDYRRRSGVVESFCLAPPDAPEWALDPRELWAVAEAAERRKDATVAREFEVSLPHELSEEQRAHLAFSLADALVDRYGFAVQASIHAPGTPDGLNHHVHILATTRRLGPDGLGEKTRELDVGPSGKVQVQWIREMVAATTNAHLEAAGHTSAIDHRSLAEQARSAMERGDDLAAAALSREPTQHLGKWAAAMVGKGEEAVKARTNDQIAEDNQEHYDYLVRKAGLAGKPVPTRGQGEGAGDGARVINKETAGLPLGLEMRGVSGVRLQHVLSTSHAPPEHGPVSLAHWVAQSLRDVEEISRARADLAMGKIRAALEWVKQQLEHEPETTELRQWVTKAVLQVRALRNLIVGRARRLLSLGRATRLNHMAEQEWERFNSDYPLGSTCYSKPEWTQRRGRRLSVLETRATELKSAQARASEQELSLIDAEIVRKAALLEALPSPPQVLVGQAHAPQPVAAGALTSPPPSHRGPKFH; translated from the coding sequence ATGGCCATCTTCCACACCTCCATCAAAACCTTCAGCCGCAGCCGGGGGCAATCCGCCGTCGCCGCAGCCGCCTATCGGGGCGGCCTGTTGCTCGCGGACTTGCTCACCGGGCAACAGCACGACTACCGCCGTCGCAGCGGTGTCGTTGAAAGCTTCTGCCTCGCCCCGCCAGACGCTCCCGAGTGGGCGTTAGACCCTCGGGAGCTCTGGGCCGTCGCCGAAGCCGCCGAGCGCCGAAAGGACGCTACCGTAGCTAGGGAGTTCGAAGTCTCCTTGCCCCACGAGTTGTCCGAGGAGCAACGGGCACACTTGGCGTTTTCACTCGCCGATGCGCTGGTCGACCGATACGGGTTCGCTGTCCAAGCGAGCATCCATGCCCCTGGCACGCCGGATGGGCTCAACCACCATGTCCACATCCTGGCCACCACGCGGCGCCTTGGGCCTGATGGGCTTGGCGAGAAAACCAGGGAGCTGGACGTAGGGCCGTCCGGCAAGGTCCAAGTTCAGTGGATTCGGGAGATGGTCGCAGCGACGACAAACGCCCACCTGGAGGCCGCCGGGCATACCAGCGCGATTGACCACCGAAGCCTGGCCGAGCAGGCTCGGTCGGCAATGGAACGGGGGGATGACTTGGCGGCGGCGGCACTCTCTCGCGAGCCGACCCAGCACCTAGGCAAATGGGCAGCTGCGATGGTTGGCAAAGGGGAGGAGGCCGTCAAGGCGAGAACCAACGACCAGATTGCTGAGGACAACCAGGAGCACTACGACTACTTGGTGCGTAAAGCCGGGCTGGCTGGAAAACCCGTGCCAACCCGGGGCCAAGGAGAGGGGGCCGGGGACGGGGCGCGCGTGATCAACAAGGAAACGGCCGGGCTCCCGCTTGGCTTGGAGATGCGGGGGGTGTCGGGGGTGCGGCTTCAGCACGTGCTGAGCACCTCTCATGCGCCGCCGGAGCACGGCCCCGTCAGCTTGGCCCATTGGGTCGCCCAGTCCCTGCGAGACGTGGAAGAGATCTCCAGGGCAAGGGCCGATTTGGCGATGGGGAAGATCCGAGCGGCTCTGGAGTGGGTAAAGCAACAGCTGGAACACGAGCCCGAGACCACCGAGTTACGCCAGTGGGTCACCAAGGCCGTTCTTCAGGTCCGTGCCCTCAGGAATCTGATTGTGGGACGAGCTCGCCGGCTGCTGTCCCTCGGCAGGGCCACGCGGCTGAATCACATGGCTGAGCAGGAGTGGGAGCGCTTCAACTCTGACTACCCACTGGGCTCGACCTGCTACTCCAAGCCAGAGTGGACCCAGCGCCGGGGGCGGCGGCTGTCAGTGCTGGAAACGCGCGCGACCGAGTTGAAGTCGGCGCAGGCGAGGGCATCAGAGCAGGAGCTGAGCCTGATTGATGCGGAAATCGTCAGAAAGGCAGCGCTGCTCGAGGCATTGCCCTCGCCGCCCCAGGTCTTGGTTGGGCAGGCTCATGCTCCGCAGCCCGTGGCGGCCGGCGCTTTAACTTCACCTCCGCCGAGTCATCGCGGGCCAAAGTTCCACTGA
- the dnaX gene encoding DNA polymerase III subunit gamma/tau, translated as MSYLVLARKWRPKRFAELVGQEHVVRALTNALDSGRVHHAFLFTGTRGVGKTTIARIFAKSLNCEQGTSADPCGQCPSCLDIDSGRYIDLLEIDAASNTGVDDVREVIENAQYMPSRGKYKVYLIDEVHMLSKAAFNALLKTLEEPPEHVKFLLATTDPQKLPVTVLSRCLQFNLKRLDEDQIQGQMTRILAAEDIEADESALVQLSKAADGSLRDGLSLLDQAIAYAGGALREDVVRTMLGTVDRTQVAAMLEALADGDGQRLLKVVAALAEFSPDWSGVLEALAEALHRIQVQQLVPGAIAADGLDLARFADSVRPEVVQLWYQMALNGRRDLSLAPSPRAGFEMAVLRMLAFRPAAAVPPVPRAPEGGEGAQPGGSSGSGVNPGPTGIAAASAEQDAPQPKQAAPVAVKQAAPDPKPVQEPPPVEDPPPAPPVPVEEPPPSSPDDADLPPWQVQAAEGDDERDAALAAEMAGPDAAMVAPWQPPAEPAPAPATPFQAEGIAIAPVATKKADASSAAGELSALACAEDWLELVAGSGLSGPSRQLAANAAFISFQHGVLKLGLSPGFEYLSSERALGALSEMLGKALGSPPKIVVDTTQASAETLHQRSDRQRGERQQAAEAFFMADPEVQVLIQQHGARLVSESIRPFEE; from the coding sequence ATGTCCTATCTCGTCCTTGCCCGCAAGTGGCGTCCGAAGCGGTTTGCCGAGCTGGTGGGCCAGGAACACGTGGTCCGCGCGCTTACCAATGCGCTGGACAGCGGCCGCGTGCACCATGCTTTCCTGTTTACCGGTACCCGCGGCGTGGGCAAGACCACCATCGCGCGCATTTTTGCCAAGTCGCTGAACTGCGAACAGGGCACCAGCGCGGATCCGTGTGGTCAGTGCCCGTCGTGCCTGGATATCGATTCGGGCCGTTACATCGACCTGCTGGAAATCGATGCGGCGTCCAACACCGGCGTGGACGATGTCCGCGAGGTGATCGAGAACGCGCAGTACATGCCGTCGCGCGGCAAGTACAAGGTCTACCTGATCGACGAAGTGCACATGCTGTCCAAGGCGGCCTTCAATGCGCTGCTGAAGACGCTGGAAGAACCGCCGGAGCACGTGAAGTTCCTGCTGGCCACCACCGATCCGCAGAAGCTGCCGGTGACCGTGCTCAGCCGCTGCCTGCAGTTCAACCTCAAGCGCCTGGACGAAGATCAGATCCAGGGGCAGATGACCCGCATCCTGGCGGCCGAGGACATCGAAGCCGACGAGAGCGCGCTGGTGCAACTGTCCAAGGCCGCCGATGGCAGCCTGCGTGACGGCCTGTCCCTGCTCGACCAGGCCATTGCCTACGCCGGCGGTGCGCTGCGCGAAGACGTGGTGCGCACCATGCTGGGGACGGTCGATCGCACCCAGGTCGCGGCCATGCTGGAAGCGCTGGCCGACGGCGATGGTCAGCGCCTGCTCAAGGTGGTGGCGGCGCTGGCGGAGTTTTCGCCGGACTGGAGTGGCGTGCTGGAAGCGCTGGCCGAGGCGCTGCATCGCATCCAGGTGCAGCAGTTGGTGCCGGGCGCGATCGCCGCCGACGGTCTGGACCTTGCCCGTTTCGCGGACAGTGTGCGGCCGGAAGTGGTGCAGCTCTGGTACCAGATGGCGCTCAATGGTCGGCGTGACCTGTCGCTGGCGCCGAGCCCGCGCGCAGGCTTTGAAATGGCCGTGCTGCGCATGCTGGCCTTCCGTCCGGCCGCTGCGGTGCCGCCTGTGCCGCGTGCGCCGGAAGGGGGCGAGGGCGCGCAGCCGGGTGGCTCGTCAGGGTCGGGGGTGAATCCGGGGCCGACGGGTATCGCGGCCGCATCCGCCGAGCAGGACGCGCCACAACCGAAGCAAGCGGCCCCCGTGGCCGTGAAGCAGGCAGCGCCGGACCCCAAGCCGGTGCAGGAACCACCGCCTGTGGAAGATCCTCCGCCGGCACCGCCCGTGCCGGTGGAAGAGCCGCCGCCGTCGTCCCCGGATGATGCCGATCTGCCGCCGTGGCAGGTGCAGGCAGCCGAGGGCGATGATGAGCGTGATGCCGCCCTGGCGGCTGAAATGGCCGGCCCGGACGCCGCCATGGTGGCGCCGTGGCAGCCGCCGGCAGAGCCGGCACCCGCGCCGGCCACGCCGTTCCAGGCCGAAGGCATCGCCATCGCGCCGGTCGCGACCAAGAAGGCGGACGCGTCGTCTGCAGCCGGCGAGCTGTCAGCGCTGGCGTGCGCCGAAGACTGGCTGGAACTGGTGGCTGGCAGCGGCCTGAGTGGTCCCTCGCGGCAGCTCGCCGCCAATGCGGCCTTCATCAGTTTCCAGCATGGGGTCTTGAAACTGGGCTTGTCGCCCGGATTTGAATACCTGAGCTCCGAGCGCGCCTTGGGTGCGCTGTCGGAGATGCTGGGCAAGGCGCTGGGTTCGCCGCCGAAGATCGTGGTCGATACCACGCAGGCGTCGGCCGAGACCCTGCACCAGCGCTCGGACCGTCAGCGTGGCGAACGCCAGCAGGCGGCCGAGGCGTTTTTCATGGCCGATCCGGAAGTACAGGTGCTGATCCAACAGCACGGTGCGCGGCTCGTGTCCGAATCCATCCGTCCCTTTGAAGAGTAA
- a CDS encoding NYN domain-containing protein: protein MSIHPIESRVAVLLDCDNVPPEVVDHALLMAAQFGRVVLRRGYGNHSTLAKRWQETLVRQAFTPCLQYQYAAGKNTADMALALDALEAMFDQRVDTFCLVTSDSDFAYLCRKLRERGATVCIVGEAKTPEALRNACDQFFEWKPCEQKPETEDQAPALKEQPQAKAEPLKPLPKRRPRFLVDAVALLADGSPDGKVIVSALGNYLKRTDPSFSPNAYGHSGLLNMVKTYDLLLASQAPGSHWLVKLALEQSVAEQD, encoded by the coding sequence GTGAGCATCCACCCCATCGAGAGTCGAGTGGCCGTCCTCTTGGATTGCGATAACGTTCCACCGGAGGTTGTAGACCACGCCCTCCTGATGGCCGCCCAGTTCGGACGAGTGGTGCTCCGCCGTGGCTACGGCAATCACTCCACTCTGGCCAAGCGCTGGCAGGAGACCTTGGTCCGGCAGGCCTTTACCCCATGCCTCCAATACCAATACGCAGCAGGAAAAAACACCGCTGACATGGCATTGGCCTTAGATGCCTTAGAGGCAATGTTTGATCAGCGGGTCGACACGTTTTGCCTGGTGACGAGTGACTCAGACTTTGCCTACCTCTGTCGCAAGCTCCGAGAGCGCGGCGCAACGGTGTGCATCGTGGGAGAAGCCAAGACGCCAGAGGCGTTGCGCAACGCCTGCGACCAGTTCTTTGAATGGAAGCCTTGCGAGCAGAAGCCCGAGACGGAGGACCAGGCCCCAGCCTTGAAAGAACAGCCACAAGCAAAGGCGGAACCCCTCAAACCCCTTCCGAAGCGCCGCCCCCGCTTCTTGGTCGACGCCGTAGCACTCCTCGCCGACGGCAGCCCGGACGGAAAAGTCATCGTCAGCGCCCTGGGCAACTACCTGAAGCGAACAGATCCCTCGTTTTCGCCCAATGCTTATGGGCACTCGGGCCTGCTCAACATGGTCAAGACGTATGACCTGCTCTTAGCCTCCCAAGCTCCAGGAAGCCATTGGTTGGTGAAGCTGGCGCTGGAGCAAAGCGTGGCAGAACAGGACTGA
- a CDS encoding Shedu anti-phage system protein SduA domain-containing protein, translating to MSDTTELTKVVRKTASSGKLDYVPVVVLNETSRTKLHVVGWLIPHSDHTGFSIKLEGFKKTKASPWEEDKPKTISLTEISTLKLFKYLQTHLPLTQQSEAGEFILIKVANGAADLTGHDPQSLVGALTKVLSHSDLVQHLANTELTHELTTALRGSIRLSEMRSAVAELRSSLGRAESAEQVYQSWCEKHCWAFGNAYVVRDEVRAITTGDNIDLMLPNVIAGYRDIVELKRPDMEVLLYDKAHKNFYFSADVSRAVGQCHRYLDMLYEFADKGLQDHKEVVAYHPRATIVIGRSHDWSDERQRALHGLNRRMNGITVMTYDHLLAQGERLLEMLSPAAGPEAASVDGVELDDDIPW from the coding sequence ATGAGCGATACAACGGAACTGACCAAGGTTGTAAGGAAGACGGCCAGCAGTGGCAAGTTGGACTACGTCCCCGTCGTCGTGCTCAACGAAACGTCCAGGACAAAGCTTCATGTCGTCGGCTGGCTGATTCCGCACAGTGACCACACCGGCTTCTCCATCAAGCTGGAGGGGTTCAAGAAGACGAAAGCTTCGCCTTGGGAGGAAGACAAGCCGAAGACTATCAGCCTGACTGAAATCTCAACGCTGAAGCTCTTTAAATACCTTCAGACCCATCTTCCGTTGACGCAGCAATCGGAAGCCGGTGAGTTCATCCTAATCAAGGTCGCAAACGGCGCAGCGGATCTGACCGGGCATGACCCCCAGTCCCTCGTCGGAGCGCTCACCAAAGTCCTCTCTCACTCGGATTTGGTCCAGCACCTGGCCAACACAGAGCTCACTCATGAGCTGACCACCGCGCTCCGGGGATCTATTCGTCTCAGTGAGATGCGCTCCGCAGTTGCTGAGCTGCGTTCCAGCCTAGGGCGTGCGGAGTCGGCTGAGCAGGTCTACCAGTCATGGTGCGAGAAGCACTGCTGGGCCTTCGGCAATGCCTACGTGGTCCGGGATGAGGTGCGTGCAATCACCACTGGGGACAACATCGATCTGATGTTGCCTAACGTCATTGCGGGCTATCGAGATATCGTTGAGCTGAAGCGGCCCGACATGGAGGTGCTTCTCTATGACAAGGCACACAAGAACTTCTACTTCTCCGCAGATGTATCCAGGGCCGTGGGTCAATGCCACCGATACCTAGACATGCTTTACGAGTTTGCTGACAAAGGACTGCAGGACCACAAAGAGGTAGTGGCCTATCACCCGCGTGCCACGATCGTTATTGGTCGCTCCCATGATTGGAGCGATGAGCGGCAACGCGCGCTCCATGGGCTCAATCGGCGGATGAACGGTATCACCGTCATGACCTATGACCATCTACTGGCGCAAGGGGAGCGGTTGTTGGAAATGTTGTCCCCCGCAGCGGGTCCCGAGGCCGCGTCGGTCGATGGCGTCGAACTCGACGACGACATTCCCTGGTAG
- a CDS encoding site-specific integrase: MQTPALEHLHQYLLHPMGTLQLRGVQMGNLRIEELNITGREAAIHAQEMLDRADDRQRRSRRANGCTQYPAPLPIASAPRLLSVEIADYVRSRDDRGLAKDTTGSTFRTLNLLKMACGDIPVSRIDHAHIYRLWDLLRWAPPLLLSDPKYRDYTYEEAVALGKELAVQPLAPKTLEKHRRFLSTFFKGLVEANAIPASPMAAFKKFKDDLAEDADKAERLFDEADLQRIFAPETFVPWAKSHPHRWWMPMIGLYTGARINEVAQLKLADIVQIDGTWWIRIRVTIDPDLANKSRGRSRQRLKGKSAIRDVPIAQQLIDAGFLDFVEDIRQCGHPRLFPHLSAGVNRATGDSNARYSQAALNQFSTYMKRLGFKKGVGFHAFRHTIATELHHQDIPEEVIALITGHSPNKRVAVLHEAYFHKKPALAQKKKLRTIKRYKPSVELPKYQRGQFADQLSDPAKFYP; this comes from the coding sequence ATGCAAACCCCCGCTCTAGAACACCTCCACCAATACCTGCTCCACCCGATGGGCACTCTCCAGCTGAGGGGCGTCCAGATGGGGAACCTTCGTATCGAAGAGTTGAACATCACTGGGCGAGAAGCCGCCATCCACGCCCAGGAGATGCTGGACCGGGCAGACGACCGCCAGCGCCGCAGCCGTAGAGCCAATGGATGCACCCAGTATCCAGCCCCACTCCCCATCGCCTCGGCGCCTCGCCTCCTTTCGGTGGAAATCGCCGATTACGTCAGGTCTCGCGATGACCGCGGCCTAGCGAAGGACACGACCGGCTCGACCTTCCGCACACTCAACCTACTCAAGATGGCCTGCGGCGACATTCCGGTTTCTCGAATCGACCATGCCCACATCTATCGACTGTGGGACTTGCTCCGCTGGGCTCCGCCGTTGCTTCTTTCGGACCCCAAGTATCGCGACTACACATATGAAGAAGCGGTCGCGCTGGGCAAAGAGCTTGCCGTGCAACCACTGGCACCCAAGACGCTTGAGAAGCACCGTCGCTTCCTCTCCACCTTCTTCAAGGGCCTGGTCGAGGCCAACGCGATCCCCGCCTCCCCCATGGCAGCCTTCAAGAAGTTCAAGGACGACCTGGCCGAGGACGCGGATAAGGCAGAGCGCTTGTTCGATGAAGCTGACCTCCAACGCATTTTTGCTCCGGAGACCTTCGTTCCTTGGGCAAAGAGCCATCCGCATCGTTGGTGGATGCCAATGATTGGTCTTTACACCGGGGCTCGCATCAACGAAGTCGCTCAGCTCAAGCTAGCTGACATTGTGCAGATTGATGGCACTTGGTGGATACGCATTCGCGTGACAATCGATCCAGACCTCGCGAATAAGAGTCGAGGCCGGAGTCGTCAACGCCTAAAAGGCAAATCGGCCATCCGGGACGTGCCCATCGCACAGCAGCTGATTGATGCAGGCTTCCTGGACTTCGTTGAAGACATTAGGCAGTGCGGGCATCCGCGCCTCTTCCCGCACCTCTCGGCGGGCGTGAACCGCGCGACGGGCGACTCGAATGCTCGATACAGCCAGGCCGCACTCAACCAGTTCAGCACCTACATGAAACGCTTAGGCTTCAAGAAAGGCGTCGGTTTCCATGCGTTCCGCCACACGATCGCCACAGAGCTTCATCACCAGGACATCCCGGAAGAAGTCATTGCGCTGATTACGGGGCACTCTCCCAACAAACGCGTCGCTGTCTTGCACGAGGCCTATTTCCACAAGAAGCCAGCCTTGGCGCAGAAGAAAAAGCTCCGGACGATCAAGCGCTACAAGCCCAGTGTTGAGTTGCCTAAGTATCAGCGAGGTCAGTTCGCAGATCAGCTGTCAGATCCAGCCAAGTTCTATCCCTGA
- a CDS encoding uracil-DNA glycosylase family protein — MTGDSPGVHRPNSSAGANLDGYQWPDAVRFIPYWGDLYWEGMDGVRVLLLGESHYRNEGLSDALEVTRPFTQDTFREMATEVRKAGDGPFFKALDLLLNGRQDFQRQEAAEAWRRVAFLNLSQAFAGSQASHRPRNQALRDGGDVLWQEILPVLKPNVVLVLGRTAWRLFSHGKPQPGLEPFNARHVNRGEGKRRYIESREVWSLDYEGGSALMTWVYHPSWHVDTWQDRSAALRHLIAIAKQN; from the coding sequence ATGACAGGGGATAGTCCAGGAGTGCATAGGCCGAACAGCTCAGCTGGGGCGAACCTCGACGGCTACCAATGGCCTGATGCAGTCCGCTTCATCCCCTATTGGGGTGACCTCTACTGGGAGGGCATGGACGGGGTGCGTGTCCTGCTGCTGGGGGAGTCACACTACCGAAATGAGGGGCTCAGCGATGCGCTCGAAGTGACCAGGCCCTTCACGCAAGATACCTTCCGTGAGATGGCGACGGAGGTCCGAAAAGCGGGCGACGGTCCCTTCTTCAAGGCACTAGACTTGCTCCTCAATGGACGGCAGGACTTCCAGCGCCAGGAAGCCGCCGAAGCCTGGAGGCGCGTGGCATTCTTGAACCTCTCCCAGGCGTTCGCAGGTTCGCAGGCAAGTCATCGGCCGCGGAATCAGGCGCTGCGTGACGGTGGTGATGTTCTGTGGCAGGAAATCCTGCCGGTGCTGAAGCCTAACGTCGTGCTGGTTCTGGGCCGGACGGCTTGGCGACTCTTCAGTCATGGCAAGCCCCAGCCGGGGTTGGAGCCCTTCAACGCCCGACATGTCAATCGAGGGGAGGGCAAGCGGCGTTATATTGAATCCCGAGAGGTCTGGTCGCTGGACTACGAGGGTGGGTCAGCCCTGATGACGTGGGTCTATCACCCATCTTGGCATGTGGACACATGGCAGGACCGGAGTGCCGCCCTGCGTCATCTGATAGCGATTGCCAAACAGAACTAA
- a CDS encoding H-NS family nucleoid-associated regulatory protein: protein MALTTLKSLNAEIKQLEAQKKLVEKRDGEVPKALAVLQRYAKVLSPAQRRQVAKIAGETVEVQSGRATATLRGSMKGRKLGSVAPKYRLPTGETWTGRGLSPKVFTAWAKSGEGRAWAKAHPDAKFPAAEGAGTSTAKPAKKTTKAAKKVVKKPAKRASTKKAAKKATRVAVKKIAK, encoded by the coding sequence TTGGCCCTCACGACCCTGAAATCGCTCAACGCAGAAATCAAGCAGCTCGAAGCCCAGAAGAAACTGGTCGAGAAACGAGATGGCGAGGTGCCAAAGGCATTGGCCGTGCTCCAGCGTTATGCAAAGGTGCTTAGCCCGGCCCAGCGCCGGCAGGTGGCTAAGATCGCCGGCGAAACTGTTGAGGTTCAATCCGGGCGCGCTACCGCTACACTCCGGGGCTCAATGAAGGGACGCAAGCTCGGATCGGTCGCTCCGAAATACCGGCTGCCGACCGGTGAGACCTGGACGGGGCGCGGTCTGTCACCCAAGGTCTTCACTGCCTGGGCGAAATCTGGCGAAGGCCGGGCCTGGGCTAAGGCTCACCCTGATGCCAAATTCCCAGCGGCAGAGGGTGCGGGGACGTCCACTGCCAAGCCGGCGAAAAAGACGACCAAAGCTGCCAAGAAGGTCGTAAAGAAGCCTGCCAAGCGCGCTTCGACCAAGAAGGCCGCAAAGAAGGCCACAAGGGTTGCGGTAAAGAAGATTGCGAAATAA